In Burkholderia sp. GAS332, one DNA window encodes the following:
- a CDS encoding transcriptional regulator, TetR family, giving the protein MSVTKRQQIVNKATELFSKHGFHPVGVDWIIDDAGVARMTMYRHFSGKEDLIREVLEQRYSVIVEGIAQQLAPAPDATSRLKGIFEWYETWFRSPEFAGCLFERALAEFGPTYPKVSEVALRYREKLQGWMGEILREIVPSPTADQLASVYLMLLDGATIEARAFGDPTVATRAWQAADLLLRQTRLLAKPHPVPAP; this is encoded by the coding sequence ATGTCTGTGACCAAGCGCCAGCAGATAGTTAACAAGGCGACAGAGCTGTTTTCAAAGCATGGCTTTCATCCCGTCGGCGTTGATTGGATCATTGACGATGCGGGTGTAGCGAGAATGACCATGTATCGCCATTTTTCGGGCAAGGAAGATCTGATCAGGGAAGTATTGGAGCAGCGCTACAGCGTTATTGTTGAGGGCATTGCGCAGCAGTTGGCGCCGGCACCGGACGCCACCTCTCGGCTAAAAGGTATCTTTGAGTGGTACGAAACATGGTTCCGGAGTCCTGAATTTGCCGGGTGCCTGTTCGAACGTGCCCTTGCCGAGTTCGGCCCCACCTATCCCAAGGTGTCGGAAGTGGCGCTTCGCTACCGGGAGAAGTTGCAGGGCTGGATGGGCGAAATTCTTCGGGAGATCGTACCGTCGCCGACGGCGGACCAGTTGGCTAGCGTCTACTTGATGTTGTTGGACGGCGCAACGATCGAGGCCCGCGCATTCGGCGACCCAACCGTTGCGACGCGAGCTTGGCAAGCGGCGGACCTCCTTCTGCGTCAGACAAGACTACTCGCCAAACCCCACCCCGTTCCGGCGCCTTAA
- a CDS encoding putative transposase, translating to MEIKRAYRFRFYPTPWQEVILARTFGCARFAYNHMLGQRTEAWTERQERMGYHETSAALTALKKTEEHAWLNEVSSVPVQQALRHLQTAFVNFFAGRAKYPNFRRKNGRQSAEYTASAFRWDGAVLRLAKMAEPLAIRWSRAIPKGAKVTTVTVSKDTAGRYHVSMLCDDMVSARPVTGGKIGIDLGLTHFAILSNGEKIAAPNVFRRNEAKLARLSRRLAKKQRGSANRRKARLKVARLHARTADSRRDFLHKLSTRLINENQLIAIESLSVRNMQKNRRLSKSISDAGWSEFRRQLEYKAQWYGRTLIGIDRWYPSSKRCSDCGHTVARMSLKVREWMCPQCGSIHDRDVNAARNVLAAGLAVSAYGESVSPMSL from the coding sequence ATGGAAATTAAGCGCGCATACCGGTTCCGGTTCTACCCAACGCCCTGGCAGGAAGTGATTCTTGCGCGGACGTTTGGATGCGCGCGCTTCGCCTATAACCACATGCTCGGGCAACGCACAGAGGCGTGGACTGAGCGGCAGGAGCGTATGGGTTATCACGAAACCTCCGCTGCGTTGACGGCGCTCAAAAAGACCGAAGAGCACGCCTGGCTAAACGAAGTAAGTTCGGTTCCCGTCCAGCAGGCGCTTCGGCATCTGCAAACTGCGTTCGTCAACTTTTTCGCTGGGCGGGCGAAGTACCCGAATTTCAGGCGCAAGAACGGCCGGCAGTCGGCGGAATACACCGCGAGTGCTTTCAGGTGGGATGGTGCAGTACTCAGGCTGGCGAAGATGGCTGAACCGCTCGCGATCCGATGGTCACGCGCGATCCCCAAAGGCGCGAAGGTCACGACAGTCACCGTGTCGAAGGACACGGCGGGCCGATACCACGTCTCCATGCTCTGCGACGACATGGTGAGCGCGCGCCCGGTCACCGGCGGAAAGATCGGCATCGACTTGGGGCTGACCCATTTCGCGATTCTTTCGAACGGCGAGAAGATTGCCGCGCCGAATGTGTTCCGCAGGAACGAGGCGAAGCTCGCCAGGTTGTCGCGGCGTCTCGCGAAGAAACAGAGGGGCTCTGCCAATCGCAGGAAGGCAAGGCTCAAAGTTGCACGCCTGCATGCCAGGACAGCAGATTCCCGCAGGGACTTCCTGCACAAACTTTCGACCCGGTTGATCAACGAGAACCAGCTGATCGCCATCGAAAGCCTGTCTGTCAGGAACATGCAGAAGAACCGTCGCCTGTCGAAGTCGATCAGCGATGCAGGCTGGTCCGAGTTCAGGCGGCAACTGGAGTACAAAGCGCAGTGGTATGGGCGCACGCTGATCGGTATCGACCGCTGGTATCCATCCAGCAAGCGATGCAGTGACTGCGGGCATACCGTCGCCAGGATGTCGTTGAAGGTTCGTGAATGGATGTGCCCGCAATGCGGGTCGATCCACGATCGCGACGTCAACGCTGCGCGTAATGTTCTGGCCGCCGGGCTGGCGGTGTCAGCCTATGGAGAAAGCGTAAGTCCCATGTCTCTTTGA
- a CDS encoding paraquat-inducible protein B — protein MNESPGQIDEQSAAIFPAAVAAKQSKWRLQLVWVVPIVALLIAGWLVVQSVMKNGPTITIRFSTGEGIEAGKTKIKFKNVDVGVIKSVELSDDHKTVIASADMSRNASSMLVDDTRFWVVRPRISGGTVSGIGTLLSGSHIGMDIGTAQKARSDFVGLESPPVLASGAPGREFVLKSDNLGSLDVGSPVFFRRLQVGQIVSFALDPEGAGMIIHVFVNAPYDRYVTSDTRFWHASGVDVTLDTTGVKVNTESLVSVLIGGLAFENPSGATNRVEADAQHQYDLFAGRAEAMKEHDAIVDKYVLNFKESVRGLTVGAPIDFRGIVIGEVSAINTHFDPATKEFSIPVEVSIFPERLISRDDSGSTIAPIPSKRKEFADYLVKKGLRAQLRTASLLTGQLYIAIDFFPSAPKATVDWRTKTPQLPTVPGNLQGLQDSITSLVAKLNKIPFEGIGNDLRKTLNDADTLMNTINTDVAPEAKATLATAREALTSANRALQSDSPLQQSTADTMRELSRTAASFRALSEYLQRHPEALLRGKTEDR, from the coding sequence GTGAATGAGTCGCCCGGGCAGATCGATGAGCAAAGTGCGGCCATCTTCCCAGCAGCCGTTGCCGCCAAACAATCGAAGTGGCGCCTGCAGCTGGTGTGGGTGGTGCCGATTGTCGCACTCCTGATAGCCGGCTGGCTGGTCGTGCAATCCGTCATGAAAAATGGCCCAACCATCACGATCAGATTTTCGACCGGTGAAGGCATTGAGGCAGGCAAGACGAAGATCAAGTTCAAGAATGTCGATGTCGGTGTGATCAAAAGCGTCGAACTTTCCGACGATCACAAGACCGTGATTGCGAGCGCCGACATGTCCCGCAACGCTTCCAGCATGCTCGTCGACGATACCCGTTTCTGGGTCGTTCGGCCGCGCATCTCCGGAGGAACGGTATCGGGCATCGGGACGTTGCTGTCCGGGTCCCACATCGGCATGGACATCGGGACGGCGCAGAAAGCGCGCAGCGATTTCGTCGGACTTGAGTCGCCACCGGTCCTGGCCTCGGGGGCACCCGGACGAGAGTTCGTGCTTAAAAGCGACAACCTGGGCTCGCTCGATGTCGGTTCGCCCGTATTCTTCCGGCGGCTCCAGGTCGGTCAGATCGTTTCCTTCGCGCTTGATCCTGAGGGTGCGGGCATGATCATCCATGTCTTTGTCAATGCGCCTTACGACCGCTACGTGACGAGCGATACCCGCTTCTGGCACGCAAGCGGTGTGGATGTGACGCTGGATACGACCGGTGTAAAGGTCAACACCGAATCGCTGGTGTCAGTCCTGATTGGCGGCCTTGCATTCGAGAATCCATCTGGCGCGACGAACAGGGTTGAAGCAGACGCGCAGCATCAGTACGACCTTTTCGCAGGGCGAGCTGAGGCAATGAAGGAGCATGACGCGATCGTCGACAAGTACGTGCTGAATTTCAAAGAGTCTGTGCGCGGGTTGACTGTCGGGGCGCCCATTGACTTCCGTGGGATAGTGATCGGCGAGGTCTCGGCGATCAACACGCACTTTGACCCAGCGACAAAGGAATTCAGTATCCCCGTCGAGGTCAGCATTTTTCCTGAACGCCTGATTTCACGCGACGACTCCGGAAGCACCATTGCGCCGATACCGTCGAAGCGGAAAGAGTTTGCAGACTACCTGGTGAAAAAGGGGCTGCGGGCCCAGCTGAGGACGGCGAGTCTGCTGACGGGTCAACTCTATATCGCGATCGATTTCTTTCCTTCGGCGCCGAAGGCAACCGTCGACTGGCGTACAAAGACGCCCCAACTGCCAACGGTACCGGGCAACCTGCAGGGCTTACAGGACTCCATCACAAGTCTGGTCGCCAAGCTGAACAAGATCCCGTTTGAAGGAATCGGCAACGACCTGCGCAAAACGCTCAATGACGCGGATACGCTGATGAATACGATCAATACCGACGTGGCGCCCGAGGCAAAAGCGACGCTGGCCACAGCACGTGAAGCGCTCACGTCAGCGAATCGCGCGTTGCAAAGCGACTCGCCGTTGCAGCAAAGCACGGCGGACACCATGCGCGAGTTGTCGCGAACAGCCGCCTCGTTCCGCGCGCTGTCGGAGTATCTCCAACGCCATCCAGAAGCGCTGCTCCGTGGCAAGACCGAGGACAGGTGA
- a CDS encoding NTE family protein — translation MENEQTAAAAGPNQAGGLPRVALALQGGGSHGAFTWGVLDRLLEEVGRERLHIAAISGASAGGINATLCACGLALGGAEAARTKLRAFWEAVSRSGTLAGNALFGFGEPGPFGGWNIDWSPMAIALEAVGLVISPYNNPFYQDALRPLLEQVLPPADLAAFNQAEGAAPVFVAATNVRDNQRMIFTQPALSIDALRASACLPTVFRAVTIDGVPYWDGGYLGNPPLSPLVDVVQDLILVMVNPLVRQNMPPKNAPDIQDRLNEIGFNASVVLEINAIEAVNRVLADLGGAGASKRTKYKPVRFHLIRDDPFLAEFGFVSKSSTSWALIDKLFERGRVVADRWLASSHGQIGRASSCDVHTELVRPVLGTTGVAQAPARAS, via the coding sequence ATGGAGAATGAGCAAACGGCTGCGGCTGCCGGGCCGAACCAGGCAGGCGGCCTCCCGCGCGTTGCGCTGGCTCTGCAGGGCGGTGGATCGCATGGCGCCTTCACGTGGGGAGTGCTCGACCGGCTGCTGGAAGAGGTCGGGCGGGAGAGGCTCCATATCGCCGCGATCAGCGGCGCGAGCGCGGGCGGCATCAACGCCACGCTATGTGCGTGCGGACTGGCACTCGGTGGCGCCGAAGCGGCACGAACCAAGCTCCGTGCATTCTGGGAAGCGGTATCGCGCAGCGGCACGCTCGCCGGCAATGCGCTCTTCGGGTTTGGCGAGCCCGGTCCGTTCGGTGGCTGGAACATCGACTGGAGTCCAATGGCGATCGCGCTTGAAGCCGTAGGCCTTGTTATCTCTCCGTACAACAATCCGTTCTACCAGGACGCGCTGCGCCCGCTGCTTGAGCAGGTCTTGCCCCCCGCCGATCTGGCGGCATTCAACCAGGCCGAAGGTGCGGCACCCGTGTTCGTCGCGGCGACGAATGTACGCGACAACCAGCGCATGATATTCACGCAGCCGGCCCTCTCCATTGATGCGCTGCGCGCCTCCGCCTGCCTGCCGACCGTGTTTCGGGCGGTGACGATCGACGGCGTGCCCTATTGGGACGGTGGCTATCTCGGCAACCCGCCGCTGTCGCCGCTCGTCGATGTCGTCCAGGACCTGATCCTGGTGATGGTCAATCCGCTCGTCCGGCAGAACATGCCGCCAAAGAATGCGCCCGACATTCAGGATCGCCTGAACGAGATCGGTTTCAATGCGTCCGTCGTGCTTGAGATCAATGCCATCGAGGCGGTGAATCGCGTGCTGGCCGATCTCGGTGGCGCGGGCGCGTCGAAGCGGACGAAATATAAGCCGGTGCGCTTCCACCTGATCCGGGACGACCCTTTCCTGGCAGAGTTCGGCTTTGTGTCGAAGAGCAGCACGTCGTGGGCGCTCATCGACAAGTTGTTCGAGCGAGGGCGAGTCGTGGCCGACCGATGGCTCGCTTCCAGTCACGGCCAGATCGGCCGCGCGTCCTCGTGTGATGTTCACACCGAACTGGTCAGGCCGGTGTTGGGAACGACGGGCGTCGCGCAGGCACCGGCACGCGCGAGCTGA
- a CDS encoding two component transcriptional regulator, LuxR family, with product MRPVRVAVIAAAPQVRAALQALVDATPALRFVGSASDAETLADCFAGSLPDVIVIDLEPEASDALRSGVDAALDATQAPLALVLLTDEADIDWIHEALPDNVVAILSRDATPGEIVAAIEAAAAGLCVLPPAILARLLAGRKPPRPPASSVHIEALTPREIEVLAMLAEGLGNKEIARQLAISDNTVKFHLSAIFGKLGATSRTEAVMLGMRHGFIMV from the coding sequence ATGAGGCCGGTCCGGGTCGCCGTTATCGCCGCAGCGCCGCAGGTGCGCGCGGCCCTGCAAGCGCTTGTCGACGCGACGCCGGCACTCAGGTTCGTGGGCAGTGCATCCGACGCTGAAACGCTCGCCGACTGCTTTGCCGGTTCGTTGCCGGATGTGATCGTCATCGACCTGGAGCCGGAGGCGAGCGACGCGCTTAGGTCCGGAGTCGACGCAGCGCTCGACGCAACTCAAGCGCCACTGGCGCTCGTCCTCTTGACCGACGAGGCCGACATCGACTGGATCCATGAGGCATTGCCAGACAACGTGGTGGCGATCCTGTCGCGAGACGCGACGCCAGGCGAAATCGTCGCGGCGATCGAAGCGGCGGCCGCGGGTCTTTGCGTGCTGCCGCCGGCGATCCTCGCGAGGCTGCTGGCCGGGCGGAAGCCCCCTCGCCCGCCGGCGTCCTCAGTGCACATCGAGGCCCTGACGCCACGCGAAATCGAAGTGCTGGCGATGCTCGCCGAAGGGCTCGGCAACAAGGAGATCGCGCGCCAACTCGCCATCTCCGACAACACCGTGAAGTTCCACCTCTCCGCCATTTTCGGCAAGCTGGGCGCAACAAGCCGCACCGAAGCGGTGATGCTGGGCATGCGGCACGGGTTCATCATGGTGTAG
- a CDS encoding transcriptional regulator, AraC family — translation MRMKQNSSWPDPSASRETARCELAALISRFAPVDGAHQTAIPSLTFYRYSTAADLGCGVTSSAFVFAAQGAKRVVVAGQAYDYDHLHCLVTSVDLPMTSQVTRASSDAPYLCVKLTLDPQRIVELATQLHLPEPDAASAGEGIAVGSLSAPVFDAALRLVRLLDTPGDIPVLAPLIEKELLYRLMTSEQGKRLRHIAISGSQTYRIARAIEWIQNHYTELLRLETLAQEVNMSVSSLHHHFKNVTTLSPLQYQKQLRLHEARRLLLGQNGDVGSVATRVGYDSPSQFSREYSRLFGAPPLRDVVQLRRRNGVGFGE, via the coding sequence ATGCGCATGAAACAGAATTCCTCCTGGCCTGATCCTTCGGCGTCGCGCGAAACGGCACGCTGCGAACTCGCCGCGCTCATCAGCCGCTTCGCGCCAGTGGACGGCGCGCATCAGACGGCGATTCCCTCGCTGACGTTCTACCGATACTCGACGGCCGCGGATCTCGGCTGCGGCGTGACGAGCTCCGCGTTCGTGTTCGCGGCGCAAGGCGCCAAGCGGGTCGTGGTCGCGGGGCAGGCTTACGACTACGATCATCTGCATTGCCTCGTGACGTCCGTCGATTTGCCGATGACGTCGCAGGTGACGCGGGCATCGTCCGACGCGCCTTATCTGTGCGTGAAGCTCACGCTCGATCCGCAGCGCATCGTCGAACTGGCGACGCAGTTGCATCTGCCGGAACCGGATGCTGCGTCGGCGGGCGAAGGTATCGCCGTGGGCTCACTGTCGGCGCCGGTTTTCGATGCGGCGCTGCGGCTCGTGCGATTGCTCGATACTCCGGGTGACATCCCGGTTCTCGCGCCGCTCATCGAGAAGGAATTGCTCTACCGGCTGATGACGAGCGAGCAGGGGAAGCGACTGCGGCACATCGCCATCAGCGGGAGCCAGACGTACAGAATCGCGCGGGCAATCGAGTGGATCCAGAATCACTACACTGAGCTTTTGCGGTTGGAAACGCTGGCGCAGGAGGTGAACATGAGCGTGTCCTCGCTTCATCATCACTTCAAGAACGTCACGACGCTGAGCCCGCTGCAGTATCAGAAGCAACTGCGGCTGCATGAGGCGCGCAGATTGTTGCTCGGGCAGAACGGGGATGTTGGGTCGGTGGCGACCCGGGTCGGGTATGACAGTCCTTCCCAGTTCAGCCGCGAATATAGCCGGCTGTTCGGGGCGCCTCCACTTCGCGATGTGGTGCAGTTAAGGCGCCGGAACGGGGTGGGGTTTGGCGAGTAG
- a CDS encoding serine protease, S1-C subfamily, contains C-terminal PDZ domain: protein METSTSGGNPLMDLSDNLAGIVERVGQRVVAVHGRHRIPSSGVIWRHGAVVTAAHTLKHEDGINVTLADGRRVAAVLAGRDAGTDLAVLKLDGVDLDPVESGDARSLKAGHLVLAVARGDGPGASADFGVVGAVDGPWRTWRGGQLDAFVRLDGGLRPGFSGAALADMRGQVMGICTSALARGAGILIPATTVARISDELLAKGHVSRGYLGVGTQPVNLSEAWMQKMTLSSDRGLLAVSLAANGPAERAGVLIGDVLIELDGKPCRDMDDVHDALGSERIGQALKIALIRGGERHECAVIVGERPQRHSCR, encoded by the coding sequence ATGGAAACCTCAACGTCCGGCGGAAATCCGCTAATGGACCTTTCGGACAACCTGGCGGGCATCGTCGAGCGCGTGGGGCAGCGCGTCGTCGCGGTGCACGGGCGGCATCGCATTCCTTCAAGTGGCGTAATCTGGCGGCATGGCGCCGTTGTCACGGCTGCGCATACGCTCAAACACGAAGACGGGATCAACGTCACGCTGGCTGATGGTCGGCGCGTCGCCGCAGTTCTCGCGGGGCGGGACGCGGGCACCGATCTCGCCGTGCTCAAACTGGACGGCGTGGACCTCGACCCGGTCGAGTCCGGCGATGCCCGTTCGCTCAAGGCAGGTCATCTGGTGCTCGCGGTCGCGCGGGGTGACGGGCCTGGCGCCAGTGCCGATTTCGGCGTAGTCGGCGCCGTCGACGGTCCATGGCGTACGTGGCGTGGTGGGCAACTGGATGCGTTCGTGCGGCTCGACGGCGGCCTGCGCCCGGGTTTCTCGGGCGCGGCCCTCGCGGATATGCGCGGACAGGTCATGGGCATCTGCACATCGGCGCTCGCACGTGGCGCCGGCATCCTGATTCCCGCGACAACCGTGGCGCGCATCAGCGACGAACTGCTGGCCAAAGGACACGTGTCGCGCGGCTACCTCGGCGTGGGCACGCAGCCCGTGAACCTGTCCGAAGCATGGATGCAGAAAATGACGCTGTCATCCGATCGCGGCTTGCTGGCCGTTTCGCTCGCGGCGAACGGTCCGGCAGAAAGGGCCGGCGTATTGATCGGCGATGTGCTGATCGAGCTGGATGGCAAGCCGTGCCGCGATATGGACGACGTGCACGACGCGCTAGGTTCCGAGCGTATCGGACAGGCCCTGAAGATCGCGCTGATTCGCGGCGGGGAGCGTCACGAGTGTGCGGTCATCGTCGGCGAACGCCCGCAACGCCATTCGTGCCGCTAA
- a CDS encoding isoquinoline 1-oxidoreductase, alpha subunit: protein MSTSFVLNGKNVTVDADPTTPLLWAIRENAGLHGTKFGCGMAQCGACTVHLEGEATRSCVLPLAAIAGKRITTIEGIESRPAKAIQAAWVKLQVPQCGYCQSGQIMSATALLEHNPTPTDADIDTAMNGNICRCATYVRIRAAIHEAAATLKA, encoded by the coding sequence ATGTCTACATCGTTTGTCCTCAACGGCAAGAACGTTACGGTCGATGCCGATCCCACTACCCCGCTCCTCTGGGCGATCCGCGAGAACGCGGGCCTGCACGGCACGAAGTTCGGCTGCGGCATGGCGCAATGCGGCGCCTGCACGGTTCATCTGGAAGGCGAAGCCACCCGCTCGTGCGTGCTGCCGCTCGCCGCCATCGCGGGCAAGCGCATCACGACCATCGAAGGCATCGAAAGCCGGCCCGCCAAAGCCATTCAGGCCGCATGGGTCAAGCTGCAGGTCCCGCAGTGCGGCTACTGTCAATCCGGACAGATCATGTCCGCGACGGCCTTGCTCGAACACAATCCCACTCCCACCGATGCCGATATCGACACCGCGATGAACGGCAATATCTGCCGCTGTGCGACCTATGTCCGCATTCGCGCGGCCATCCACGAAGCCGCTGCCACCCTGAAGGCCTGA
- a CDS encoding isoquinoline 1-oxidoreductase, beta subunit, translating to MTTDLDLTNAVRPSRRTFLKAAGAVAAVGLTVGFEWAGTGRRALAATLPEATFAPNAFLRVAPDNSVTVIAKHVELGQGAYTGIATIVAEELDANWQDVRVESAPADAKRYANLAFGTIQGTGGSSAMANSWMQLREAGAKARAMLVSAAAAQWQVSAADLTTRDGSVHHAATNRTATYGSLASAAARLPVPDKVTLKSPADFRLIGHQLPRVDVPAKTNGTAQFTLDVTFPGMLVALLQRPPLFGATVKSFDASASKAVPGVVSVVQVPGGVAVVANGFWAAKQGRDALKVEWDDAKAEKRSSDAIMAQYRQLAEQPGVSARKDGDATQALAGAAKKISATYAFPYLAHAPMEPLDAVVKLTADSCEIWAGDQFQTVDQGNAARTAGLDPQQVKIHTLYAGGSFGRRANTQSDYIVEAVSIAKALGANGTPVKLQWTREDDIHGGLYRPMYFHKLDAGLSADGKLVGWRHRIVGQSILAGTPFASVMVKNGIDSTSVEGAANVAYAIPNISVELTTTQTGVPVLWWRVVGSSHTAFAVEAFIDEAAHAAGKDPFVFRRDLLAHEPRMRAVLELAAQKAGWDPAKPLPKGRGRGIAVAEAFKTFVAQVAEVSVDKDGNVKVERVVCAVDCGTPINPDIIAAQMEGGIGFGLGAALHSAITLKDGKVEQNNFDGYQVLRMAEMPKVEVHIVQSGEAPTGVGEPGVAPVGPAVANAIFAATGKRVHSLPFPAAAEKSA from the coding sequence ATGACGACCGATCTCGATCTCACGAATGCGGTACGTCCATCCCGCCGGACCTTCCTGAAAGCAGCCGGCGCCGTCGCGGCAGTCGGTCTCACCGTCGGCTTCGAGTGGGCGGGCACGGGGCGCCGCGCGCTCGCTGCCACGTTGCCCGAGGCGACGTTCGCCCCCAATGCCTTCCTGCGCGTCGCGCCCGACAACAGCGTCACGGTCATCGCCAAGCACGTCGAGCTGGGCCAGGGTGCGTACACCGGCATCGCGACGATCGTCGCCGAAGAGCTGGATGCGAACTGGCAGGACGTGCGTGTCGAAAGCGCGCCGGCCGACGCGAAGCGCTACGCGAATCTCGCCTTCGGCACGATCCAGGGCACGGGCGGCAGTTCGGCGATGGCCAACTCGTGGATGCAATTGCGCGAAGCCGGTGCGAAAGCCCGCGCGATGCTGGTCTCCGCCGCGGCGGCGCAGTGGCAGGTTTCCGCCGCCGATTTGACGACGCGCGACGGCAGCGTCCACCACGCGGCCACCAACCGGACCGCGACCTACGGCTCGCTGGCGTCGGCCGCGGCCCGGCTGCCGGTGCCGGACAAGGTCACGCTCAAGTCGCCAGCGGATTTTCGTTTGATCGGCCATCAGTTGCCGCGCGTCGACGTGCCGGCGAAAACCAACGGCACCGCGCAGTTCACGCTCGACGTGACGTTTCCCGGCATGCTGGTCGCGCTACTGCAGCGTCCGCCGCTCTTCGGCGCGACGGTCAAGTCGTTCGATGCATCGGCCTCGAAAGCGGTGCCGGGCGTCGTCTCGGTTGTGCAGGTGCCGGGCGGCGTCGCGGTGGTCGCGAATGGCTTCTGGGCGGCGAAACAGGGTCGCGACGCGCTGAAGGTGGAATGGGACGATGCGAAGGCCGAAAAGCGCAGCTCGGACGCAATCATGGCTCAATACAGGCAGCTCGCTGAGCAGCCTGGCGTGTCCGCCCGAAAGGACGGTGATGCGACGCAGGCGCTCGCGGGCGCAGCGAAGAAAATCTCCGCCACCTACGCGTTTCCGTATCTCGCCCACGCACCCATGGAACCGCTCGACGCGGTCGTCAAGCTCACCGCCGACAGTTGCGAAATCTGGGCAGGCGACCAGTTCCAGACTGTCGACCAGGGCAACGCCGCACGCACGGCGGGGCTCGATCCGCAGCAGGTGAAGATTCACACGCTATATGCGGGTGGAAGCTTCGGCAGACGCGCCAACACCCAGTCGGACTATATCGTCGAGGCCGTGTCGATCGCCAAAGCGCTCGGTGCGAACGGGACGCCCGTCAAGCTTCAGTGGACCCGCGAGGATGACATCCACGGCGGCCTCTACCGCCCGATGTACTTCCACAAACTCGATGCCGGACTGAGCGCCGATGGCAAGCTCGTCGGCTGGCGGCATCGGATCGTCGGCCAGTCGATTCTCGCCGGCACGCCGTTCGCGAGCGTTATGGTCAAGAACGGGATCGACTCGACGTCGGTCGAGGGTGCCGCGAACGTCGCCTACGCGATTCCGAACATCTCGGTCGAATTGACGACCACGCAGACCGGTGTGCCGGTGCTGTGGTGGCGGGTCGTCGGCAGTTCGCATACTGCGTTTGCAGTCGAGGCGTTCATCGACGAAGCCGCGCACGCCGCGGGCAAGGACCCGTTTGTCTTCCGCCGCGACCTGCTCGCCCACGAACCGCGCATGCGGGCCGTGCTCGAACTCGCCGCGCAGAAAGCGGGCTGGGATCCGGCTAAACCGCTGCCGAAAGGTCGCGGGCGCGGAATCGCGGTCGCTGAAGCATTCAAGACTTTCGTAGCCCAGGTCGCGGAAGTATCCGTCGACAAGGACGGCAACGTGAAAGTGGAACGCGTTGTCTGCGCCGTCGATTGCGGCACGCCGATCAATCCCGACATCATCGCGGCCCAGATGGAAGGCGGCATCGGTTTCGGGCTCGGCGCGGCGTTGCACAGCGCGATCACGCTGAAGGACGGCAAGGTCGAGCAAAACAACTTCGACGGCTACCAGGTGCTGCGGATGGCTGAAATGCCGAAGGTCGAGGTGCATATCGTGCAGTCTGGCGAAGCGCCGACCGGCGTGGGCGAGCCGGGTGTCGCGCCGGTCGGGCCGGCGGTCGCGAACGCGATTTTCGCGGCCACTGGCAAACGGGTTCACAGCCTGCCGTTCCCGGCCGCTGCGGAAAAGAGCGCCTGA
- a CDS encoding carboxymethylenebutenolidase yields the protein MSETLSITVPDGTFSAYVVHPARQPAPAVVVLQEIFGVNPDMRQTADELAALGFIALCPDLFWRQAPNVQLSDKTDWDQAGKLYEAYDVNQGVSDIVATVQAARTLPNATGKVGVVGFCLGGLMTFLTAARSGVDAAAGYYGGRTEQFLSETPTVTAPMIMHFGTENEYISRDAQKAIKDSVAGMPNMEIFTYQGSAHAFSRHNGTKYDAAAAALANGRTAGFFKTHLGLA from the coding sequence ATGAGCGAAACCCTTTCCATCACGGTTCCAGACGGGACATTCTCGGCGTATGTTGTGCACCCCGCCCGGCAACCCGCACCGGCTGTCGTGGTGCTACAGGAGATCTTTGGCGTCAATCCCGACATGCGGCAAACCGCCGACGAACTCGCCGCGCTCGGCTTCATCGCCCTCTGCCCGGATCTGTTCTGGCGCCAGGCGCCGAATGTGCAGCTATCGGACAAGACCGATTGGGACCAGGCGGGCAAGCTCTATGAGGCCTACGATGTCAATCAAGGCGTGTCGGACATCGTCGCGACGGTGCAGGCAGCACGAACGCTGCCAAACGCAACCGGCAAGGTCGGTGTGGTCGGCTTTTGCCTTGGCGGCCTGATGACATTCCTGACCGCTGCGCGATCCGGCGTCGATGCGGCTGCCGGCTACTACGGCGGAAGAACCGAACAGTTTCTATCCGAAACGCCGACTGTGACCGCGCCGATGATCATGCATTTCGGCACCGAAAACGAGTACATCTCCAGGGACGCCCAGAAAGCCATCAAGGACTCGGTGGCTGGAATGCCCAACATGGAGATATTTACCTACCAGGGCAGCGCGCACGCGTTCTCGCGGCACAACGGGACCAAATACGATGCGGCGGCAGCGGCGCTGGCCAATGGCCGTACGGCCGGCTTCTTCAAGACCCATCTTGGCCTTGCATGA